A region from the Rhodamnia argentea isolate NSW1041297 chromosome 7, ASM2092103v1, whole genome shotgun sequence genome encodes:
- the LOC115734959 gene encoding glutathione transferase GST 23-like, giving the protein MAKLKLIVSATSLFCTRVEWALKLKGLEYELIVEDFRKGKSELLLKSNPVHKKVPVLLDDGVAIAESRVILEYIDEKWKGGDLHVLMPQDPYERAQARFWAQFADDKCVFGVWGACRAEDGLEKEKALETALESFAYLEKQIEGKKFFGGDKIGYLDLVAGWIPHFLGVLEEAGGMKILDAGRFPSLHEWAQNFNEIPLIKECLPPRDMLLNYITASLSYLRSLSANKP; this is encoded by the exons ATGGCTAAGCTAAAGCTCATTGTCTCTGCGACGAGCCTGTTCTGCACGAGGGTCGAGTGGGCTCTGAAACTGAAGGGCCTCGAGTACGAGCTCATTGTTGAAGACTTTAGGAAGGGGAAGAGCGAGTTGCTTCTGAAGTCGAACCCAGTGCACAAGAAGGTCCCGGTGCTTTTGGACGATGGGGTCGCGATTGCAGAGTCGCGAGTGATTCTGGAGTACATCGATGAGAAGTGGAAGGGAGGTGATCTTCATGTGTTGATGCCTCAAGACCCTTATGAGAGAGCTCAAGCTCGTTTCTGGGCTCAGTTTGCTGATGACAAG TGTGTCTTCGGCGTTTGGGGAGCCTGTCGTGCTGAAGATGGGCTAGAAAAGGAGAAAGCATTGGAGACTGCATTAGAGTCCTTTGCGTATCTCGAGAAGCAGATCGAGGGGAAGAAGTTCTTCGGGGGAGATAAGATAGGCTATTTGGATCTCGTAGCCGGTTGGATCCCGCATTTCCTCGGTGTCCTCGAAGAAGCTGGAGGCATGAAGATACTTGATGCTGGGAGGTTCCCATCCCTTCATGAATGGGCACAAAACTTCAACGAAATCCCGCTGATTAAGGAATGTCTTCCACCTAGAGATATGCTGCTTAACTATATAACTGCTAGCCTGAGCTACTTGCGTTCCTTATCAGCGAACAAGCCATAA
- the LOC115734993 gene encoding loganic acid O-methyltransferase-like produces the protein MDGPSNGHPMVGGEGPHSYSRNSSGQRIVIDMALKLIQEAVDEHLEIKAFSSSGAFLITDLGCSAGPNTFYAVSSILQAVEQKCQSLGLESQILEFQIFFSDHVGNDFNTLFRSLPPDRRYYAAGVPGSFYGRLFPKSCLHFVHSSFALHWLSGVPKEVQDKSSPAWNKGRIFYPNAHKEVIEAYAAKFAEDMGVFLCARAQEVVLGGLMVLTFITRPDGIAHSQAFVTRCLDLLESCLVDMVKKGTISEEKMDEFNLPMYYASPREMKESVERNGRFSIKKMVELVESAEAYPPPTGKMMASTWRAPLEGILKEQMQFGEEMLDELFNSFTRKYEESSIVEFVRESSITFVLLEWSTAD, from the exons ATGGATGGACCCTCAAATGGACATCCAATGGTTGGTGGAGAAGGGCCTCACAGCTACTCCAGAAACTCCTCTGGCCAG AGAATAGTCATAGACATGGCCCTCAAACTCATCCAGGAGGCAGTAGACGAGCATCTCGAGATCAAAGCATTCTCTTCCTCTGGAGCTTTTCTCATCACCGATCTCGGTTGCTCGGCCGGGCCTAACACATTCTATGCTGTGAGCAGCATTCTTCAAGCAGTGGAGCAGAAGTGCCAATCCCTAGGACTCGAGTCTCAAATCCTGGAATTCCAAATATTCTTCAGTGATCATGTGGGGAACGATTTCAACACCCTCTTCAGATCACTCCCACCTGACCGGAGATATTATGCAGCCGGCGTGCCGGGTTCCTTCTATGGCCGCTTATTTCCCAAAAGCTGTCTCCACTTTGTTCACTCTTCCTTCGCTCTTCATTGGCTTTCAGGAGTTCCAAAAGAAGTTCAGGACAAGAGCTCTCCAGCCTGGAACAAAGGCAGGATATTTTACCCCAATGCGCACAAAGAAGTCATCGAAGCATATGCAGCTAAATTCGCTGAGGACATGGGGGTTTTTCTCTGTGCTAGAGCGCAAGAAGTTGTTCTCGGTGGACTAATGGTGCTCACCTTTATCACCCGTCCAGACGGAATTGCTCATTCTCAAGCTTTTGTCACCAGGTGTTTAGATTTGTTGGAATCTTGCCTTGTGGACATGGTCAAGAAG GGAACTATAAGTGaagagaaaatggatgagtttaACCTGCCGATGTATTATGCATCCCCCCGAGAAATGAAAGAATCAGTAGAAAGGAATGGCCGTTTCAGCATCAAGAAAATGGTGGAGCTAGTTGAATCAGCAGAAGCCTATCCTCCTCCAACAGGGAAAATGATGGCTTCTACCTGGAGAGCGCCCCTGGAGGGAATCTTGAAGGAGCAAATGCAATTCGGGGAAGAGATGTTAGATGAGCTCTTCAACTCGTTCACCCGGAAATACGAAGAGTCGTCTATCGTTGAGTTCGTGAGAGAAAGCAGCATAACGTTTGTTCTTCTTGAATGGAGCACTGCCGACTGA